From the Ictalurus furcatus strain D&B chromosome 19, Billie_1.0, whole genome shotgun sequence genome, one window contains:
- the LOC128623053 gene encoding zinc finger protein with KRAB and SCAN domains 4-like, translating into MDPTLLHLLEASIQQQTVAQQLAHSLQAVTQELVALRTATPAAATHLPDAGREVRRLLPPLKPEDDIEAYLETFESIARREEWDRDEWPRILGLLLSGEARTAYYSLSPEEAADYGEVKREILAWCGRNPLQAAAEFHQWRYRPGIKPRGQMDTLLRLTKRWLQPAMHSATEVVEMVAVDRFLRTLPPTERQAVGMRAPGTSRKLLTTL; encoded by the coding sequence ATGGATCCCACGCTGCTGCACCTTCTGGAGGCCAGTATTCAGCAGCAAACGGTGGCACAACAGCTCGCCCACAGCCTACAAGCGGTGACACAAGAGCTAGTGGCTCTGAGGACAGCGACTCCCGCAGCTGCTACGCACCTCCCTGATGCTGGCCGTGAGGTCCGACGCCTGCTTCCCCCTCTAAAGCCCGAAGACGATATCGAGGCCTACCTCGAGACCTTTGAGAGCATCGCCCGCCGCGAAGAGTGGGACCGCGATGAGTGGCCACGCATCCTCGGCCTGCTGCTTTCCGGGGAGGCGCGCACGGCCTATTACTCCCTCTCTCCGGAGGAAGCGGCTGACTATGGAGAGGTAAAGAGGGagatcctggcatggtgtgggcgaaACCCGCTCCAGGCGGCGGCGGAGTTCCACCAGTGGCGCTACAGGCCGGGAATCAAGCCACGTGGACAGATGGACACCCTCCTGCGCCTCaccaagaggtggctccagcctGCCATGCACTCTGccaccgaggttgtagagatgGTGGCTGTGGACAGGTTCCTGAGGACCTTGCCACCCACAGAACGCCAGGCCGTGGGGATGCGAGCCCCCGGGACATCCAGGAAACTATTGACCACCCTGTAA